The following are encoded in a window of Pagrus major chromosome 14, Pma_NU_1.0 genomic DNA:
- the LOC141008525 gene encoding fibroblast growth factor 4B-like — protein sequence MAIAQRCLYSMSRTHWTLPAVIVLWTSLWGIASSYPLPSRTNATLLEKKWETLFSRSYLGISGGKSELNWESDYLQGIKRVRRLYCNVGIGFHLQVLPDGRISGAHNENQYSLIEISAVDRGVISLFGVKSELFVAMNSMGRLYGTRVFVEECKFKETLLPNNYNAYESFVYKGFYIALSKHGRVKRGNKATTAMTVTHFLPRL from the exons ATGGCCATTGCGCAAAGGTGCCTCTACAGCATGTCCAGGACGCACTGGACGCTGCCGGCAGTGATTGTACTGTGGACTTCTCTGTGGGGGATCGCTTCATCTTATCCGCTTCCGAGCAGGACTAATGCGACTTTATTGGAGAAGAAGTGGGAGACGCTGTTCTCCCGCTCCTATCTGGGGATAAGCGGGGGGAAATCGGAGCTGAACTGGGAGAGTGACTATTTGCAGGGCATCAAAAGAGTGCGACGACTGTACTGCAACGTGGGCATTGGGTTTCACCTGCAGGTGCTCCCGGATGGCAGGATAAGCGGTGCACACAATGAGAACCAATACA GTCTGATAGAGATCTCCGCCGTGGACCGAGGAGTGATCAGCCTGTTCGGAGTGAAGAGTGAGCTGTTTGTCGCAATGAACAGCATGGGAAGGTTATACGGAACg AGAGTCTTCGTGGAAGAGTGCAAGTTCAAGGAGACTTTGCTGCCCAACAACTACAACGCCTATGAGTCTTTTGTTTACAAGGGCTTCTATATCGCCCTCAGCAAGCATGGCCGCGTAAAGAGAGGCAACAAGGCCACCACCGCCATGACTGTCACACATTTCCTCCCTCGGCTATGA